One Avibacterium avium genomic window carries:
- the carA gene encoding glutamine-hydrolyzing carbamoyl-phosphate synthase small subunit, producing the protein MSSPAILVLADGSVFHGTSIGASGTTIGEVVFNTSMTGYQEILTDPSYFQQIVTLTYPHIGNTGTNNEDQESNAVYASGLIIRDLPLLHSNFRANQSLADYLKANNVVAIADIDTRRLTRLLRDKGAMAGCIMAGEIDEQKALTLAQSFGSMAGKDLAQQVTCQAPYEWTQGEWQLGKGYNPQPEQKYHIVAYDFGVKHNILRMLAERGCKITVVPAKTSAEQVLAYQPDGIFLSNGPGDPEPCDYAISAIQTLLASKKPIFGICLGHQLLGLAVGGKTKKMPFGHHGANHPVQDLDTQKVFITSQNHGFEVDEHSLPKNVKITHRSLFDDSVQGIELTDQVAFSFQGHPEASPGPNDVAYLFDKFVAALEQTKQK; encoded by the coding sequence ATGTCTAGTCCAGCAATTTTAGTCTTGGCTGACGGCAGCGTTTTCCACGGCACCTCTATTGGCGCAAGTGGCACAACCATTGGCGAAGTAGTGTTTAACACGTCAATGACCGGTTATCAAGAAATCTTGACTGATCCTTCCTATTTCCAACAAATCGTTACCCTAACCTATCCCCATATTGGCAACACTGGCACCAATAATGAAGATCAAGAAAGCAATGCGGTGTACGCCAGCGGATTAATCATTCGCGATTTACCTTTGTTACACAGCAATTTCCGCGCCAATCAAAGCCTTGCCGATTATTTAAAAGCCAATAACGTAGTGGCCATTGCAGACATTGATACACGCCGTTTAACCCGTTTATTGCGTGATAAAGGGGCAATGGCAGGCTGCATTATGGCAGGCGAAATTGATGAACAAAAAGCCCTGACACTGGCACAAAGTTTTGGTTCAATGGCAGGCAAGGATTTAGCCCAGCAAGTGACCTGCCAAGCGCCTTATGAATGGACACAAGGGGAATGGCAATTAGGCAAAGGCTATAATCCACAGCCAGAACAAAAATATCATATTGTCGCTTACGATTTTGGTGTCAAACACAATATCCTCAGAATGTTGGCAGAACGTGGCTGTAAAATCACTGTGGTACCAGCCAAAACTTCCGCTGAGCAAGTGCTGGCTTACCAACCAGACGGCATTTTCTTATCCAATGGCCCAGGCGATCCTGAACCCTGTGATTATGCCATTAGCGCTATCCAAACCTTACTGGCAAGCAAAAAGCCAATTTTCGGCATTTGCTTAGGCCATCAATTATTAGGCCTTGCAGTGGGCGGAAAAACCAAAAAAATGCCATTCGGGCATCACGGTGCAAACCACCCCGTGCAAGATTTGGATACGCAAAAAGTGTTCATCACCAGCCAAAACCACGGTTTTGAAGTGGACGAACACAGCTTGCCAAAAAATGTGAAAATAACTCACCGCTCTTTATTTGATGATTCCGTGCAAGGCATTGAGCTAACCGACCAAGTGGCATTTTCTTTCCAAGGCCACCCCGAAGCTAGCCCCGGCCCAAATGATGTAGCGTATTTATTTGATAAGTTTGTGGCGGCGTTAGAACAAACTAAACAAAAATAA
- a CDS encoding MlaA family lipoprotein, whose product MKKSVLLASLVLGSAMLTGCATIEPQTGERKDPLEGFNRAMFDFNYHVADPYLLKPVAKGWKNYVPQPVKTGIINVANNLDEPASFVNRLLQGEFKKAMVHFNRFWINSIFGLGGLIDWASASPPLRVEEKRRFGDTLGAYGVETGTYVMLPMYGPATPRQDLGNLVDTTYPMLSLLGPWGLLKWGVQGIDARAKMLDKDALLDQAQDPYVTFREAYFQNLEYHVKDGNVESKGEALSQDELKEID is encoded by the coding sequence ATGAAAAAATCCGTATTACTTGCCAGCCTGGTGCTGGGTTCTGCAATGCTTACAGGCTGTGCGACCATTGAGCCACAAACTGGTGAGCGCAAAGATCCTTTAGAGGGCTTTAACCGCGCAATGTTTGATTTTAACTATCATGTCGCTGATCCTTATCTTCTTAAACCTGTTGCAAAAGGCTGGAAAAACTATGTGCCGCAGCCAGTGAAAACGGGCATTATTAATGTGGCGAATAACCTTGATGAGCCAGCCAGTTTCGTCAATCGCCTATTGCAAGGTGAATTTAAAAAAGCAATGGTGCATTTCAATCGCTTCTGGATTAACAGTATTTTCGGCTTAGGCGGCTTGATTGACTGGGCGAGCGCCAGCCCACCATTACGCGTGGAAGAAAAACGCCGCTTCGGTGATACCCTAGGTGCTTACGGCGTAGAAACGGGGACTTATGTGATGTTGCCAATGTACGGGCCTGCCACTCCGCGCCAAGATTTGGGTAACTTAGTGGATACCACTTATCCAATGCTTTCTTTATTAGGCCCTTGGGGCTTATTAAAATGGGGCGTGCAGGGCATTGATGCGCGTGCCAAAATGTTAGACAAAGATGCCTTGCTAGACCAAGCGCAAGATCCTTATGTTACTTTCCGCGAAGCCTATTTCCAAAATTTGGAATATCACGTTAAAGACGGCAATGTGGAAAGCAAAGGCGAAGCCCTTTCACAAGATGAACTCAAAGAAATTGATTAA
- a CDS encoding YfbU family protein, whose protein sequence is MEMTSTQRLILANQYKLMGLLDPNNAAKYARLETIVKGGFGLELKELDKEFSNLSEQECQTVRDTLEMYHALHVSYSNLGDTTTVTPHRLQFAGYCAVREKKYLNYLRFITTTESKYPEFMQCEHGCDSQTPMWDKYIKMLEAWRSCPHEYHLSMAEIQKILNA, encoded by the coding sequence ATGGAAATGACCTCAACACAACGCTTAATTTTAGCCAATCAATACAAATTAATGGGCTTGTTAGATCCAAACAACGCGGCAAAATATGCCCGTTTGGAAACCATTGTGAAAGGTGGATTTGGCTTAGAATTAAAAGAGTTAGACAAAGAATTCTCTAACCTTTCAGAACAAGAATGCCAAACTGTGCGTGACACCCTTGAAATGTACCACGCCCTGCACGTTTCTTACAGCAATTTAGGCGACACTACCACGGTAACGCCACACCGCTTACAATTTGCAGGTTACTGTGCGGTGCGCGAGAAAAAATATCTCAACTATTTACGTTTTATCACCACCACAGAGAGCAAATATCCAGAATTTATGCAATGCGAACACGGCTGCGATTCACAAACCCCAATGTGGGATAAATACATCAAAATGCTCGAAGCGTGGCGCAGCTGCCCGCACGAATATCATTTAAGTATGGCGGAAATTCAAAAAATCTTGAACGCCTAA
- a CDS encoding mechanosensitive ion channel family protein, with the protein MSTETPPATENTINLEAETSALIDKIHSIGMDNFLNEYVISYGTKILLALAIYLIGKRIARLFSRLLSKGVYHSTKDEMLQSFVKSISYFLFLLMVIIAALSQLGINTSSLVALIGAAGLAIGLALQNSLQNFAAGVMILIFKPFRKDDVVESGGIVGKVEQIGLLFLELRTGDNKTILIPNGKVFGDSITNYSSNATRRIDFIFDIAYKSNIEQAKAIVADILAQDPRVLKDPEPTIAVGALAANSVQLVVRPWVNTADYWAVHFDVTEKVKLAFDQAGIEIPFPQMNIHLPENAELKLGQK; encoded by the coding sequence ATGAGTACAGAAACCCCACCAGCGACAGAAAATACCATCAATCTTGAAGCAGAAACATCAGCCTTAATTGATAAAATTCATTCCATCGGAATGGATAATTTTCTCAATGAATATGTGATCTCTTACGGCACAAAAATTTTGCTCGCCCTTGCAATCTATCTTATCGGAAAACGTATTGCACGTTTATTTAGTCGCTTGCTCTCGAAGGGCGTGTATCATTCCACTAAAGATGAAATGTTGCAAAGTTTTGTCAAATCAATTAGCTATTTTTTATTCTTATTAATGGTGATTATTGCCGCGCTTTCCCAATTGGGCATTAATACCTCTTCCTTAGTGGCGTTGATTGGCGCAGCTGGATTAGCCATTGGTTTAGCATTACAAAATTCCTTACAAAATTTTGCCGCAGGTGTGATGATTTTAATTTTCAAACCATTTCGTAAAGATGATGTGGTGGAATCGGGTGGTATTGTGGGAAAAGTGGAACAAATTGGCCTACTTTTCTTGGAATTACGCACGGGCGACAACAAAACTATCTTAATTCCCAACGGTAAAGTGTTTGGCGACAGCATTACCAACTATTCCAGCAACGCCACACGCCGCATCGACTTTATTTTCGATATTGCCTATAAATCTAACATTGAACAAGCGAAAGCTATTGTGGCCGACATTTTGGCGCAAGACCCACGCGTATTGAAAGATCCAGAACCCACCATCGCAGTGGGCGCACTCGCCGCAAACAGCGTACAGCTGGTGGTTCGCCCTTGGGTAAACACCGCAGATTACTGGGCAGTGCATTTTGATGTTACGGAAAAAGTCAAACTCGCCTTTGACCAAGCTGGCATCGAAATCCCATTCCCACAAATGAATATTCACTTACCTGAAAACGCGGAATTGAAATTGGGGCAGAAGTAA
- a CDS encoding porin family protein, with amino-acid sequence MRFSIPVFTLSLLFISNTLFAAQELSQPLPISNIAQPEQPPQQMQNTPTENRNWQQVDFSTNIQNQLNLALRKRNAAEIAYWLKHYQANTPQKQFLRDYAQGVLAQLNGDYTQAVTYYRQLLAQSPDLNPIRLELARSLFALKQDDNARTQFEKLLSAPDLPSPLQREIGAYLNTLQQRNQWEIQLSGYYVRDTNVNNANDTKQIEGIAQLYKKDDWLPQTAHGIAYSLQVKRDFNLWQAYYLHLNAELFGKTYWDNHDYDDLYIPTYVGIKHKSQRQTWAFLPFYERRFYGNHRYQEGTGLRLEYQRWLSPNWQISSALEYTRTRYDEIASLNGNNRLWSNTLIWLTSPRQFFILGADYQQERTQVKRYQNHTQTLRLGWGREWQWGISSRIQFSIAKRHYKDKAKIAIFSLGKIRQDHIYRAEILLWKRDWHWLGITPKLQFQWRKQRSNLPSLYNYQNRSINVIFEKSF; translated from the coding sequence ATGCGATTTTCAATACCAGTTTTTACCTTATCTTTGTTATTTATTAGCAACACACTGTTTGCCGCACAAGAATTATCACAACCCTTGCCAATCAGCAATATTGCTCAACCTGAACAACCACCACAACAAATGCAAAATACGCCAACAGAAAACAGGAATTGGCAACAGGTTGATTTCTCTACTAATATACAAAATCAGCTGAATCTCGCATTGCGTAAACGTAATGCAGCAGAAATCGCCTATTGGCTCAAACACTATCAAGCAAACACGCCACAGAAACAATTTCTGCGCGATTATGCTCAGGGCGTATTAGCACAGCTCAACGGGGATTATACGCAGGCAGTTACTTACTATCGCCAATTATTAGCTCAATCACCGGATCTAAACCCGATCCGCCTTGAGCTTGCACGCTCACTATTTGCCTTAAAACAAGACGATAATGCGCGCACTCAATTTGAAAAATTACTTTCCGCACCAGATTTACCTTCCCCATTACAACGAGAAATTGGCGCTTATCTCAATACCTTGCAACAACGCAATCAATGGGAAATTCAATTGAGCGGATATTATGTACGTGATACAAATGTGAATAACGCCAATGATACAAAACAAATTGAAGGTATCGCTCAGCTCTATAAAAAAGATGATTGGTTGCCACAAACTGCGCACGGCATTGCCTACAGCCTACAAGTAAAACGGGATTTCAACCTTTGGCAAGCCTATTATCTACATTTAAACGCGGAATTATTTGGCAAAACCTATTGGGATAATCACGATTATGATGATCTCTACATCCCTACTTATGTAGGAATAAAGCACAAAAGCCAACGCCAAACTTGGGCGTTTTTGCCTTTTTACGAACGGCGCTTTTACGGCAATCATCGCTATCAAGAAGGTACAGGATTACGCTTAGAATATCAGCGTTGGCTATCGCCAAATTGGCAAATCAGCTCAGCATTGGAATACACTCGCACGCGTTATGATGAAATTGCGAGCCTAAATGGGAATAATCGTTTGTGGTCAAACACCCTAATTTGGCTTACTAGCCCACGACAATTTTTTATTTTAGGGGCTGATTATCAACAAGAACGCACGCAAGTAAAACGCTACCAAAACCATACACAAACCTTACGCTTAGGCTGGGGACGAGAATGGCAGTGGGGCATTTCAAGCCGAATTCAATTTAGCATAGCCAAACGACATTATAAAGACAAAGCAAAAATTGCGATTTTCTCACTAGGTAAAATTCGCCAAGATCACATTTATCGTGCGGAGATTTTACTATGGAAACGTGATTGGCACTGGCTTGGCATCACCCCTAAATTACAATTCCAATGGAGAAAACAGCGCAGCAACTTACCATCACTTTATAATTATCAGAACAGAAGTATTAATGTGATTTTTGAGAAAAGCTTCTAA
- a CDS encoding pyrimidine dimer DNA glycosylase/endonuclease V, whose protein sequence is MTRINVVPPQELCDQHLLAEHRELTRIPNAVAKGKYNLAGQPADYKLGEGHVRFFFNKLQFLKNRYDLLHQECKARGFKVQYFWPEDLPQDPSLWQDYQPTENALTLNRERIQLRMPKVARFTLAKKL, encoded by the coding sequence ATGACAAGGATTAATGTTGTCCCGCCACAAGAACTTTGTGATCAACACCTGCTCGCCGAACATCGCGAACTTACTCGCATTCCCAACGCGGTTGCCAAAGGAAAATACAATCTTGCTGGGCAACCTGCGGATTACAAATTAGGCGAAGGACACGTCCGATTCTTTTTCAACAAACTGCAATTTCTCAAAAACCGCTACGATCTCCTCCACCAAGAATGCAAAGCGCGCGGCTTTAAGGTGCAATATTTTTGGCCAGAAGATTTACCGCAAGATCCTAGCCTATGGCAAGATTACCAGCCCACAGAAAACGCCTTAACACTCAACCGCGAACGCATTCAATTAAGAATGCCTAAAGTGGCGAGATTTACGCTAGCAAAAAAATTGTAA
- the ppx gene encoding exopolyphosphatase, with amino-acid sequence MNNENLLAKASDYLHQRGEVREIAAIDLGSNSFHMIIARIINGSIQVLSRLKQKVQLAEGLDENNQLSQEAIQRGVNCLALFAERLQGFPAENVNVVGTFTLRTAINNEAFLRQAEQVFPYPINIISGQMEAKTIYAGVSHTQPETGRKFVVDIGGGSTEMIIGDDFHPLIAESRHMGCVSFAKKFFPQGEISAENFQRAKQSAVNKIEDLAFEYRKLGWQSVLGSSGTIKTVYQVIAANLDPNGIITAARLAQLSEKVLQVSHFDDLHLEGLNEDRADVFVPGLAILSAVFEVFGIEQMRYSDGALREGVMYSLEKNFQVSNIRQRTALALAEQFNLDMAQSERVYQSAQRLAAQYSAWQNSQLQDEMVDILLWAARLHEVGIVINHKGLQKHSAYILQNMELPGFDKEQQRLLTTLVRYQINNIKQTDFAKFSRYTEQDILALVRLLRLAILLNKSRQATVWSEKISLKIDRTLAQWTIQFEPSYLAHNPLVRNDLIAENKLLKELDLGLNFS; translated from the coding sequence ATGAATAACGAAAACCTTCTAGCCAAAGCCTCTGATTATTTACATCAGCGTGGCGAAGTGCGTGAAATCGCCGCCATTGATTTGGGTTCAAACAGCTTTCATATGATCATCGCCCGCATTATCAATGGCTCAATCCAAGTGCTTTCACGCCTAAAACAGAAAGTACAACTGGCTGAAGGCTTAGATGAGAATAACCAGCTAAGCCAAGAAGCCATTCAGCGCGGAGTAAATTGTTTAGCGCTTTTTGCGGAACGGCTACAAGGATTTCCTGCCGAAAATGTCAATGTGGTAGGAACATTTACCCTGCGAACTGCGATAAACAATGAAGCATTTTTACGCCAAGCGGAACAGGTTTTCCCTTACCCGATTAACATTATCAGCGGACAAATGGAAGCCAAAACCATTTACGCTGGCGTTTCTCACACTCAGCCTGAAACAGGACGAAAATTTGTGGTGGACATTGGCGGCGGCTCGACAGAAATGATCATCGGTGATGATTTTCATCCGCTCATTGCTGAAAGCCGTCATATGGGTTGCGTGAGTTTTGCGAAAAAATTCTTCCCGCAAGGTGAAATTTCTGCCGAAAATTTTCAGCGCGCCAAACAAAGTGCGGTGAATAAAATTGAAGATTTAGCCTTTGAATATCGTAAATTAGGCTGGCAATCGGTGCTGGGTTCATCAGGCACGATAAAAACCGTCTATCAAGTGATTGCGGCAAATCTTGATCCTAATGGCATTATCACCGCCGCCCGTTTAGCGCAGCTCAGTGAAAAAGTGCTACAAGTCAGTCATTTTGACGATCTGCATTTGGAGGGTTTAAACGAAGATCGCGCCGATGTTTTCGTACCGGGGCTGGCTATTCTCAGCGCAGTATTTGAAGTGTTCGGCATTGAACAAATGCGTTATTCAGACGGCGCATTGCGTGAAGGCGTGATGTACAGCCTAGAAAAAAACTTCCAAGTAAGCAATATCCGCCAACGCACCGCCCTTGCCCTGGCCGAACAATTTAACCTTGATATGGCGCAATCTGAGCGAGTCTATCAAAGCGCTCAACGCCTTGCTGCGCAATATAGTGCTTGGCAAAACAGCCAACTACAAGATGAAATGGTGGACATTCTCCTTTGGGCGGCACGGCTGCACGAAGTGGGCATCGTGATCAATCATAAAGGCTTGCAAAAGCACTCCGCCTACATTCTGCAAAATATGGAATTGCCGGGCTTTGATAAAGAGCAACAACGCCTGCTCACCACCTTGGTACGTTACCAAATCAACAATATTAAACAGACTGATTTTGCGAAATTTTCTCGTTATACCGAGCAAGATATTCTCGCCCTTGTGCGTTTGCTGCGCTTAGCCATTTTACTGAATAAATCGCGCCAAGCCACCGTATGGAGTGAAAAAATTTCCCTAAAAATCGACCGCACTTTAGCCCAATGGACAATCCAATTTGAGCCAAGTTATTTAGCGCATAACCCCTTAGTGCGAAATGATCTCATCGCAGAAAACAAATTATTAAAAGAATTAGATTTAGGGCTAAACTTTTCATAA
- the tamB gene encoding autotransporter assembly complex protein TamB, with protein MTKQQQEEQATQSPQSTEHQAQSPVVKKKRSLWKILLCLSAVIFFPIFALLATLATSQGQRGLIQLADKFMDNLSIEQVEGGLQNGLTLHKVKFQSEGVDTQIQQAHLQLDLSCLLKAKVCLQDLSIQQPQIHIDTAKLPPSEEKDNDPSPMKKIHLPVTVQADNVQVQDLALTIDQTQINLAHFSTALSLNNENGFTLAPTQINDLLVQTYGTPEEEKTTQKTESKATQPTGQAIDWQQLEQKLTPALLGNLKKIELPFDLHITDIQGKNWQYQQHFNSANQTQENAQNKAAKSETAPAPTQQIEVSSLQINADATGNQVQLHNLNIASSVGTLAGQGTIQLDEDFPLDFQLNSQLKGYAPLNIPQGDLSLRLSGKLRGQTQLHLQSKGDINAELVGNVALNQEKTPFDLKLTSKSLQYPFDKKEKDPLKVQNLTLNLTGDLLAYQAQLNADVSGMSTPKTQITSQINGKLWQANITQFELNTLQGKANLNGEVNWQKGVQWQSAVDFSQLNITQYLPSMPAVLSGHFSSQGQVDGQNWTINVPDLDINGTLSRQPLSLKGELSADNNKWLQVPNLLLNYGENRIAMQGQISQQSDLSLDIHAPNLRGLLPELSATLFGYVKLKGDIREPNLNVDLTGNNIRFQQLQLNKFAVKGDIRSHQVISGDLNANVTGLKYADVEINQATLALSGDEKNHQLQLQSQGKPVAANLKIAGNFDRTSQIWQGQISGIDIQSPVGKWQTNQGVTVTYNQNKIEAAISSHCWLNSDIELCFPKNFTAGKNGEVPFQVRKLDLALINKLLDKEQSQTQIKGQLQSQGTVAWFSDKPLKLNVQVAGNHLSVAQKIDYRTFNLAIPKVDIKAQMENSNLNLDSAIDLVENGRITTALKLQDLAKSRTLGGNISIQRLNLNLAKQLLSSGEKINGEIAANLTLGGNLNAPLIHGNFDVNRLSATMKSLPFTIKDGNLSMRFAGNRSTLQGYVQSPESRLDITGEADWKDVEHWDTRVQAKADRFNVNIPSMAKLKISPNVELKANPKLLDISGTVDIPWARIAIEELPDSAVAVSSDEVILDGPDKTKVGLKNGEIKARTKSGMEIRSDLKINIGDDVTLNAYGLNTSLNGLLSVKQDKGKLGLFGQIYLKNGRYAAYGQDLLIRKGQISFSGLPSQPMLNIEAIRNPTAMENSNITAGVKVIGIATAPQVTVFSDPASSQDEALSYLLTGRSLENSGEAGSGGSIGAALLGMGLAKSGKLVGGIGEAFGVQDLSLGTQGVGDSSKVTVSGNITPRLQLKYGVGLFDGLAEFTVRYKLLPQLYLQSVSGVNQAFDLLYHFDF; from the coding sequence ATGACAAAACAACAGCAAGAGGAACAGGCAACGCAATCTCCCCAATCCACAGAGCATCAAGCTCAATCTCCTGTGGTGAAGAAAAAACGCTCACTATGGAAAATACTGCTGTGCTTAAGTGCGGTGATTTTTTTTCCTATTTTTGCCTTGCTCGCCACCCTTGCCACTAGCCAAGGTCAACGTGGACTTATCCAACTGGCAGATAAGTTTATGGACAACCTTTCTATTGAACAGGTAGAAGGCGGTTTGCAAAATGGACTAACCCTGCATAAGGTCAAATTTCAGTCAGAAGGCGTGGATACCCAAATTCAGCAAGCCCATTTGCAACTGGATTTATCTTGCTTGCTGAAAGCTAAAGTTTGCCTGCAAGATCTCAGCATTCAACAGCCACAAATTCATATTGATACGGCAAAGCTGCCGCCTTCGGAAGAAAAGGACAACGATCCTAGCCCAATGAAGAAAATTCATCTGCCTGTAACGGTACAAGCAGACAATGTGCAAGTGCAGGATTTAGCTTTAACCATCGATCAAACGCAGATCAATTTAGCCCATTTTTCCACCGCACTTAGCCTAAACAATGAAAACGGTTTTACCCTTGCGCCAACGCAGATTAATGATTTGTTAGTACAAACTTACGGCACACCAGAAGAAGAAAAAACCACACAAAAAACGGAAAGCAAAGCCACTCAACCAACAGGGCAAGCCATTGATTGGCAACAGTTAGAACAAAAACTTACCCCAGCTTTGCTTGGCAATTTAAAGAAAATTGAGCTGCCTTTTGATCTCCATATTACGGATATTCAAGGCAAAAATTGGCAATATCAACAGCATTTCAACAGCGCAAATCAAACGCAAGAGAATGCACAAAATAAAGCGGCGAAAAGTGAAACCGCGCCTGCCCCTACACAGCAAATTGAGGTGTCATCTTTGCAAATCAACGCAGATGCCACAGGCAATCAAGTGCAACTGCACAACCTGAATATCGCCAGCTCAGTGGGAACGCTGGCAGGGCAAGGCACAATACAGCTGGATGAAGATTTCCCCCTTGATTTTCAGCTTAACAGCCAACTGAAAGGCTATGCGCCATTGAATATTCCACAAGGCGATCTCAGCCTACGGCTTTCAGGCAAATTGCGTGGGCAAACGCAGCTTCATTTGCAAAGCAAAGGGGATATTAATGCAGAGCTGGTGGGCAATGTGGCGCTTAACCAAGAAAAAACGCCCTTTGATCTCAAGCTAACCAGTAAAAGTTTGCAATATCCTTTTGATAAAAAAGAAAAAGATCCGCTAAAAGTACAAAATTTAACGCTCAATCTAACTGGCGATTTGCTGGCTTACCAAGCGCAACTGAATGCCGATGTTTCTGGAATGAGTACACCAAAAACGCAAATTACCAGCCAAATTAACGGCAAACTTTGGCAAGCAAACATTACACAATTTGAGCTTAACACCTTACAAGGCAAAGCAAATTTAAACGGTGAAGTAAACTGGCAAAAAGGCGTGCAATGGCAAAGTGCGGTGGATTTTTCACAATTAAATATCACTCAATATTTGCCTTCAATGCCTGCGGTGCTGTCTGGGCATTTCAGCTCACAAGGGCAAGTTGATGGGCAAAATTGGACAATTAACGTCCCCGATTTAGACATTAACGGCACACTTTCTCGCCAGCCATTAAGCCTAAAAGGCGAGCTCAGCGCAGATAACAACAAATGGTTGCAAGTGCCAAATCTGTTGCTTAATTACGGTGAAAACCGCATTGCAATGCAAGGGCAAATTAGCCAGCAATCCGATTTATCCCTCGATATTCACGCGCCAAACTTGCGTGGTTTACTGCCTGAACTTTCCGCCACACTATTTGGTTATGTGAAATTAAAAGGCGATATTCGTGAGCCCAATTTAAACGTGGATTTAACGGGTAACAATATTCGCTTCCAACAATTACAGCTGAATAAATTCGCCGTTAAAGGGGATATCCGTTCACACCAAGTGATTAGCGGTGATTTAAACGCCAATGTAACGGGCTTGAAATATGCTGATGTAGAAATTAACCAAGCGACCCTTGCATTATCGGGTGATGAAAAAAATCACCAATTACAACTGCAATCACAGGGTAAACCTGTGGCAGCCAATTTGAAAATTGCAGGAAATTTCGACCGCACTTCGCAAATCTGGCAAGGGCAAATTAGTGGTATAGATATTCAATCCCCAGTTGGAAAATGGCAGACTAATCAAGGCGTTACAGTAACTTATAACCAAAACAAAATTGAAGCCGCCATTTCCTCACATTGTTGGTTAAACAGCGATATTGAGCTATGTTTCCCAAAAAATTTCACCGCAGGGAAAAACGGCGAAGTGCCATTCCAAGTGCGTAAATTGGATTTAGCCTTAATCAACAAATTATTGGATAAAGAACAGAGCCAAACGCAAATCAAAGGGCAATTACAAAGTCAGGGAACGGTGGCTTGGTTTAGCGATAAGCCGCTTAAACTCAATGTGCAAGTGGCAGGCAATCATTTATCGGTGGCGCAGAAAATTGATTATCGCACCTTCAACCTTGCTATTCCGAAAGTGGACATTAAAGCCCAAATGGAAAACAGCAATCTGAATTTGGATTCCGCCATTGATTTAGTAGAAAATGGCCGAATTACCACCGCACTTAAATTGCAAGATTTGGCAAAATCTCGCACCTTAGGCGGCAACATTAGCATTCAGCGCTTAAATCTCAATTTAGCCAAACAACTGCTTTCAAGTGGCGAAAAAATCAATGGCGAAATTGCTGCCAATCTTACCTTAGGCGGCAATCTCAATGCACCGCTTATTCACGGTAATTTTGATGTCAATCGTTTAAGTGCCACAATGAAATCCCTGCCGTTCACTATTAAAGACGGCAATTTATCTATGCGTTTTGCCGGCAATCGTTCCACCTTGCAAGGCTATGTGCAAAGTCCTGAAAGCCGTTTAGATATTACGGGCGAAGCAGATTGGAAAGATGTAGAACACTGGGACACGCGTGTGCAAGCCAAAGCAGATCGCTTTAATGTGAATATTCCATCAATGGCAAAATTAAAAATTAGCCCAAATGTGGAACTCAAAGCCAATCCAAAACTGCTTGATATTTCTGGTACGGTAGATATTCCTTGGGCAAGAATTGCCATTGAAGAATTGCCAGACAGCGCCGTTGCCGTAAGCAGTGATGAAGTGATTTTAGACGGCCCAGACAAAACCAAAGTGGGGTTAAAAAACGGTGAAATTAAAGCGCGTACGAAAAGCGGTATGGAAATTCGTTCCGATCTGAAAATTAATATCGGTGATGATGTTACCCTCAACGCTTACGGCTTAAACACCAGCTTAAACGGCTTGCTTTCAGTCAAACAAGACAAAGGCAAACTGGGTTTATTTGGGCAAATTTACTTGAAAAATGGGCGCTATGCCGCTTATGGACAAGACTTGCTAATTCGCAAAGGGCAGATCAGTTTTTCTGGCTTGCCATCTCAGCCAATGTTAAATATTGAAGCCATTCGCAACCCAACGGCAATGGAAAACAGCAATATTACCGCTGGGGTGAAAGTGATCGGCATTGCCACTGCCCCACAAGTTACCGTGTTCTCCGATCCTGCTAGCTCGCAAGATGAAGCCCTTTCCTACTTACTAACAGGGCGTTCACTGGAAAATAGCGGTGAAGCAGGTTCAGGCGGTTCAATCGGGGCGGCACTGCTTGGAATGGGCTTAGCGAAAAGCGGTAAATTAGTCGGCGGTATCGGCGAAGCCTTTGGCGTGCAAGATCTCAGTCTAGGCACGCAAGGGGTGGGCGACAGTTCCAAAGTTACGGTGAGCGGCAACATTACACCACGCTTACAGCTCAAATACGGCGTAGGCTTATTTGACGGCTTAGCCGAATTTACGGTACGCTACAAATTGTTACCACAACTTTATTTACAATCGGTTTCGGGCGTAAATCAGGCCTTTGACCTACTTTATCACTTTGATTTTTAG